The sequence ttttttttggtcttttttgacatttcttgggcggctcctgcagcatatggaggttcccgggctaggggtcgaatcagagctgtagccactggcctacgccagagccacagcaacacgggatccaagctgtgtctacaacctacaccacagttcacagcaatgccggattgttaacccactgagcaagggcagggatcgaacccgcaacctcatggttcctagtcggattcgttaaccactgcgccacgatgggaactccctcttttctgaCATACCTTTCTGTTCAAGCATGAGGAATAAAGGAAAGTAAGGTGGCTTCCAGTAAAACCACGAAGCCTTCAACTTTGCATGCGGCCCCACCAACCTCTCATTTCTCTCCCCATTCTTTGGGTAGCATTCACCCCACTTTTCAGGCCCCAACACCTTTTCTCACACCTCCCACTAAtccaaagaggagaaaataatattCTCTATCTTTGGCATAAAATTCTTCCTTATCAACACATTAACATTTCCATGGATTATAATCTTCTGGGTTACTGTCAGTAATTTTGGAATAAAAGTTTTCACCTCCTATTACAACTTCAGGTTTCTTATTACAGTGGAGGAGGTAATTTTTGTtcctaaggaagaaaaaaaaaaatcattttgcccCCGAGATTGGCCTTCATCATTGCAGCCTACCTGGAGTCCAGGGGTAATGAGAAAGATAGCTGAGCATCTGAACCAGCTTATTCCCTTTCCCATCCTTAACAATTCTTCCACCCTTCTACTACAAGACTCCCAGATGCTGGGGTATGAATCTGCTCTTACTGCCCCTTTAACAATGCttctcctacccccaccccccagggcccTGATCTGGGCTTTTGAGTTCTCTCTCTACTACCCTCATCATCATCACTGTGAGCTATGCTAAGAGAATTGCTGTTCCCAGGTAGTTCATGCCTTTCAGTACAGAAGCCACTGCCACTTAAAACTCCAGCACTCAGAGCACCTGAGGAGAGGATGAGAAGCAGGCAGCAGCAGTTAGGTGACAAGGGATTTGGGGAAGGAATGGCAGGATGGGAGGGGGTTACAATGAAAATTTCAGCCCCCATGGATATTAGATTAAGGCAAGTGAAATGCAACCAAATAAGTAAGAAAGTATGTCTCACAATGTGTGACAGGAGCATGAATGTGTCCATTAGGTTAAAGATGATaatcatacagagaaaaaaattctacattaTTTAAGTTCTTCAAAACCAGcaataaagtgaaaagagaaaaacccaaCCTCTGGTAGGGGAGCTGTGCACCAGGTGTGAGGCTGGCCTTAATGAGCCTTAAAATGAATTCTTTCAGATTCCCCCTTTGCAGTATTGATTAAGGGGTGACTAGTGTCTGCTCCAGGAGGTGCTTTGGGACTAAAGGAGCATATGACACATACTTAAGAGGACTCAAGGATAAAAATCCCATAGAAGAACCCTCAATATGTGAAGTCACTCAGGTAGCCAGTGGTTCAGTGCCAAGGTTTAAGGGGACTGATCCTCCCTGGCTCTCTGTGCCATCTGGACAACAAGTGGTCCCTGTTCCTAACCCCAATCTCACTGTtggctccccacctccccatttTACAACTGGAGAATGCAAAGGCCTCAGAGAGGCTACCCACTCAAGGTTCCAGATACAGGCATTCCACTGTCACTGACTCCTTGCAGGCACATGTTAAAAAACTTCCCAGAAGCCCTGTAATGTGAGATTATTACACATagggtttttcttctttctgtaaaGGCATGTTcatggaaacaaaattttaatgtcACCATACATACAACCACTGAAAGTAGTcaaaaaaagcaattcaatgaTATAGGACAATGTACAGCTTTTTCATTAAACTATCAACTCTTTGGCTATCCTGAGCAAAtagttaaatgaattaaaaagtgcTGGATTGAACAAGTGATACCAAAAAAACCttgaacagaaaagaaacatccaaaaataaacaaagaattaaaaagtgtgactgttgttttaaaaataccattttatttgcaaatgtgTATTACATAAGTTAGCAAAAATGTTCTATTTACCTGACTTTTAAGCAGAAGCTTGATATACACTTTGCAAAATCTGTTTTTAACCCTAGTAAAGCAATCATAAGGTGATTTTCAATAATTCTTTTACATAAGTCAATTTACCtttcaaaagataaatatttaatttacttaattaattaatttatttgtctttttgtgtttttctagtaccgcttcccacggcatagagaggttcccaggctaggggctgaatcagagctatagccgccagcttacaccagagccacagcaacactggatccttaacccactgagcaaggccagggatcaaacccgcaacctcatggtttctagtcggattcattaaccactgtgccacgatgggaactccaagagataaatattttaaattaatggcCACAGAGACTTTCAACTCCCAGCTCTCTGCAAACCCAGTAAGTCTCTCTTCTCTGATCCCATGATAGAAGactagcattttttatttcaagaaaatcaCATGGGTGCTTTGATTCTTCAACTAAAGCAAATTACATGATATATTTGGTTGTTTATTAATGAGTTCTCAAGAAACAGTCatgtaatttaattattaaattatccattcatcttaaaacacacacacacacaaataataggTGGGTAAAAAGGGATTCATTTGGGTTATCTTACCCATATTTACATCTCCAGGCAGTGCCATATCTGTGAAGGACCACTTCAATTCATCCAAATATTTTACTGCTGGCACTGCTACATGAATTGCCAAATAAGCCAACATAAAAAGgcaccactggagttcccgtcgtggctcagaggtaacgaacctgactagaatccatgaggatgtgggtttgatccctggccttgctcagtgagttaaggattgggcattgccgtgagctgtggtgtaggttgcagatgcagcttggatcccaagttactgtggctgtggctccaatctgaccctagcctgggaacaaaaaAGGTtagggtcagcaggttaagaacccatccatgaggatgcaggttcaatccctgccctcactcagtgggttaggctgcagcataggtcacagatgtggcttagatccagcattgctatggctgtggcataggcaggcaggtgccgctccagtttgacccctagactgggaactttcatatgctgcaggtatagccctaaaaaaagcaaaacacacacacacacacacacacacacacacacatacacacaaaaggcCCTATCAATGGGCAGCAACTTAGTTATCAATGATATCATAAATTATCAACAACTCATTCCTCTACAAAGTAATTCCAGCATTCTGCTAAAAACTGGAAATATAACGGTGCACTAAATGATTCTTCCTTTCCTAAGGGGAACAGAtttcaatcaatcaatcacatGGAGTGAGAGCaatgttttaaaggaaaggaaCACAGTGTAAAGTGAAAGAATCTGATCTAGACTGGCAGTGGGCATCAGAGAGGGCTTTCCTGAGGAAGTGACGCTTGAGTTGACATCTGCAGACTAGAGTTTGTGTGGAATGGGGGCATATAAGGACTTTAGGCTGAGGGAACAGCAAAGCAAAGTCAGTCACACTTTCAAGGAAGCTGAAAGCAGGCCAATGTTCAATGCACAAAGAGGTAGGGATACAGGgattaaaaaatgatgaaaagtcttagaaaagttttaaaataggagGAAAAGGACCTTCACCTTATATCCTGGTAAGGATTGAACAATATAATGCCTGtaagagaattttgaaaattataaagcacccCATACCTCTGTTAATACTATTAGTTGCactacttccttttctttttaactttgtttcCCAAATAAACTTTTGGTTTGGATGCCAAGGCAAAACTAGCACTCCAGTGTTCTAATCCAGTGTTTTGCTCCTACACCAGACTGTCTAAAAATTTCATTGTTTACCATCACTTAACCAGTCCAATGTCTTTACCAAACAGCTAGTATTTCGTGACTTCAACTGTGAGCATTTATTATACGCCACTTTTCTAAGCtctttatttacattaaaatcatttaatccTCGATTCCAGAAGGAAAGGTCCATTATCACCCAAATGAGGACACTAAGTCTCGAAAAAGTTAACTAACTTATCCAAAGTCATAGGGCTAGTAAATTTTGGCACTATTAACAACACTATTTGGCTTCTGCCTCCAACTTTTTATGTATGTACAGGTATGTGCATTCGTGTATGTATATAAACtggggggagaaggagaaaacGGAACTCAGGCATATAGAACTATAttcacggagttcccgtagttgcgcagtggttaacgaatccgactaggaaccatgaggttgcgggttcggtccctgcccttgctcagtgggttaatgatccggcgttgccgtgagctgtggtgtaggttgcagacgcggctcggatcccgcgttgctgtggctctggcgtaggccggtggctacagctctgattcgacccctagcctgggaacctccatatgctgcaggagcggcccaagaaataccaaaaaaagacaaaaaaaaaaaagaactatattcacATGCTTGACACCAATCAATGTCCTTATCATCTAACACCTgggctcagcaaatatttgaggaatTGAAGATAAACACAGGGGATGACAAAGGATTTGAACCTGGAAGTAACATTTTCTGAGGCTTTCTCAAGTCATGTCTACATCAGTTATGCATTTGATAGTTCTATTTTCCTTGACTCTATGATTATTAAATCTGAGATTTAGTCTCCattatctttgtcttatttctgagATTTTAGCCTGTAGGTAGAGGGGATAATGAAAAGGACAGCTCTCCAGCCTCACTCACACCAAATGCCTTCCCTTCTGGGGTTTCACActtgctcttccttctctctctcacgcTAGTTCTTCCTTGGGTAATCCATTCAGACTTGGCCTCCTCTTCCCTAACCAGCCAATAGCAGTTTCCTCAGGACTTCAACACATCAACCAGTTTCATTTCACCCCCTTCATGGGATTTACCACTTGCTAAAATCACTTGTCTATTTACTTCACCCCCAATTCTGGGAGGGCGGGGGCCTGGTCTAGCTGGTTCTTAGGCTGTATCCCCAGTGCCCTAAACTAAGCAAATATGTAGTTAACCAacgaatgaaaagaaaaataccccaGATTCTTCTCCATTCTCTTAAGCCCTCTGTACCCTTAAGCTTTCCGCGCCAGGTGGCTCTTCACTCCATTTTCAGTAACACCATTTTTACATTACTTTGAGGTTCACAAAATAGCCTGGACTCCATTTTCTGAGTTGGGTCCCTCAAACGATCCTGGGAAGGGAGGTCCAGCCTGGCAAGAACGCCCATCCTCCCACTTGACAGCCGATGAAACAGCCTCACGAGAGGGATTCGCCCGCCGCCGCGCCGAAAGTATGGTCAGGAGCCCCAAGGTGTCCAGATTCCAAAAAGCCCTTCCCACGAGCGAGCGCCCTCGGTTCAGGATGCCTCATCACCTCTTTACCATCGTTCTACAGCACTCATTCTAGACGTGTCCCGGTCGAAGACGCTGCCCGACCCCTCACCGCACCCACGCGCGCCTCGCGCTCACCCAGGCCGCGTCTCTGAgcgccccgcccccggcgcccTGGCCCCACACCTCGCCCCGGCCCCTGCTCCAGCCCAGCCAGGGCTCCCGCGCCGCGCGGGGACCACCCCCTCCCAACAGAGCCAATCAGCAGAGCCTCAGGGGGCGGAGCCGCAAGCACCAGCCCGCCTGTCTTGGCGTCAGTTGGCCCACCCAGCCGTCGTTCAGAAGGTCGCGCCCCACTCCcgccttcctctcttccctccaccctccccttcaagaacaaaacaaaacaaaacggcgGTTGGGCCGCTGCGGCTGCCAACGACGGGCGGGAAGCGGAGGGGAGAGGAGCCGGGGAGCGAGGGAAGGAGGGactgcagggaggaggaggatgcgaaggaggaggaggggagcggCCCAGCCGGAGCCATCTCCGCCAAGAACAAAATGGCGGCGCTGGCGGAGGGCCAACTGTGAGGCGGGGCCGCGGCCGgccccctccgcccccaccctCGCGCCGGCCCGACCGGTCAGGGGGAGCCCGCTCGCTTCGCCCGGCcgcgggcggggaggggaggggagcggcCCGGCCCACTATGCAAAGCGGCCGGCGCCACCGCCCCGTGGCAAAGGTAAAAGGGTCGGGTTCAGGCGCCGCCGCGGCGCCTCCATGTCCGCGCGCCAGGCCCGCCCCCTCCGCCGCCGGCCCGAGCCCGCCCCGGCCCTTTTTCAATTTTACCTCAGGATTTGGCGCCAAAGCGGCCTCGGAGCAGGTCCCGTGTCTGCGGCGGGCGGCCCCCGGCGCGGAGGGCAGGACGCGGGGAGGCCGGCTTCCCGGCGTCGGCGGATGGCGGGAGCCCGGGGCCGCGGGCTCGCGGGGCAGCGGGCGAGAGACGAGACGCCGAGGTGGgagcggggcggcgggggcgggcccGGGGGCGCCGCCGGGGTCGCGGGGAAGGGGgggtttgttattgtttttgtcaGCGAAAGGTCAGAGTTCGTGACCCcggtgccgccgccgccgccgcccgcgcgcTGGTAGGAGGAGGGCGAatgttcttcttcctcttcccagcGCCGGCCTCGCCGCGGCCGCGGGGGGCGGGCGAGCACGCGATTGGCTGAGGCGCGCGCGCGCACCGGAACGCGGCGGCCGCGCTGCTCCATCCGGCCCCACGGCTGTCCGGCCGGGCGGCGGTGGCGGAGGAAGACGCAGGCTCCGCGCTGTTCGCCGGAGCCTCGGCCCGTACCGCCGCCTGCACCGCCGCAGGGCCAGAATGGAGGGTGGAGGCCGCGGTCGTTGGGGTAAAGGGGTGGTTGGTCGTTTTAAAAAGCCGGGACCGCAGGGCTCCGTTATTCGGGGGCCAGTCCGCCCCTCCCGGGTTCCTCTGGCGGCTGGAGGCCAGGTGGGGGCTGTGTTCTCACCGTAAGGTCTTCCACCCGGCGTCCGCCCTGCCGAGGCCTCTGTTTGTGGACTGAGGAAGCGGTGACACAGCGGAGCGCCTGTAGATCGGAAGTGTATGGTTTCTTGGGTGGATATTGAATTCTTTGTGCCCTACTCGGTACAGAGAGTATTTAATTGGGGTTTGAAAGGTCCGAGGATACACCAGCTTCTGGGAGTATCAGATAGTGTTAAAAGCCTCCCAAATCTTGAACATATGATCCAAATCTTTCTTCCATGTGTCTCCTTTTGGAGATGTGAACTAGTAAACGATGATGCTTAAGTGTATCAAGAAACTCTGTGGAATtgcttaaatataaatataattgctTCTCTTAATCCTATACATCTTGAGTTACTGGTTTTCATTAGATACTCAATACTGGATGTAAATCTGTGTGCATAC is a genomic window of Sus scrofa isolate TJ Tabasco breed Duroc chromosome 13, Sscrofa11.1, whole genome shotgun sequence containing:
- the LOC106505680 gene encoding serine/arginine repetitive matrix protein 3-like; amino-acid sequence: MKQPHERDSPAAAPKTCPGRRRCPTPHRTHARLALTQAASLSAPPPAPWPHTSPRPLLQPSQGSRAARGPPPPNRANQQSLRGRSRKHQPACLGVSWPTQPSFRRSRPTPAFLSSLHPPLQEQNKTKRRLGRCGCQRRAGSGGERSRGAREGGTAGRRRMRRRRRGAAQPEPSPPRTKWRRWRRANCEAGPRPAPSAPTLAPARPVRGSPLASPGRGRGGEGSGPAHYAKRPAPPPRGKVSSSAKCGRRKKKEGRRKKEEEEEEEEEEEELTSTGPWEN